The segment CGCGGTGAAGAACGGCGTGCCGCTGCCCACCAGGACCGGATGGGTGGCGATCGCGTACTCGTCGATCAGCCCGGCGCGCATGGCCGCCCCGGCGAGCGTTGCGCCGCCGATGTTCATTGGGCCGCCGTCCTCGGCCTTGAGCCGGGTGATCTCGGCGATCGCGTCGCCGGTGACCAGGCGGGTGTTCCAGTCGACCTTGTCGATCGTCGAGGAGAACACCACCTTCGGCGTGTCCCGCCAGTTCCGCGCGAACTCGATCTCCGCCGGGGTGGCGCCCGGCTGCTGGTCGCCGGTCGGCCAGTAGGCGCTCATCGTCTCCCACAGCTTGCGCCCGTACAGGGACAGGCCACTCGCCTGCTCGTGGTCGAGCCACCACTGGAACAGCTCGTCGCTCGGTGGTCCGCCCCAGCTGATGTCGTCGCCGGCCGCGGCGATGTAGCCGTCCAGGGTCAGGTTCATGCCGTAGATCAGTTTCCGCATGGCCTAGCCTTCCGTCCGTGGGTGTCCGGCCTATAGACCAGCGCGGCGCGGGAAACTCATCGGTGCGCGATCTGGGCTCGCCGGTAGTCCTGGTGCTCGGGGCTCAGCGTGGTGTGCTCGGCCGACTCGGACAAGCCGCCCGATCTCGACCTCGCCCTCGCGAGGAAATGCCACGGATTTGAGACTGATCATGGGTGACAAGGCCGTGGGACAGCCAAGAACGCCCAGGTCACGCAAGATCGACATGTCACGAGCGGCGAGACCCTACACCTGTGCAGGATCCGCGCGACCAGCGCGACGGGAAGCGGTCCCGAAGGCCGGATCTTCACCGCGACAGCAACGGCTACCCTGTCGCGGTGACGACCTCGCGAGTACTGTCCATCGCCCTCGAGGACACTGGTCGGCCCCCGCTTCGTCCACTGCCGATCGAAGCAGCCGAACTGCTTCACAGTGTTGACGCTCCGCCGCGCCTGGTCGCCCATCTGCGAGCAGTCCACGACGTTGCAGGGCAACTCCTCGAATGGATCGCTACACGCAACCTCGACCTGGGCATCAACCCGGAGGCCGTTCTCTTCGGAGCCGCCACCCACGACATCGGCAAGACTCTGCACCTCGCCGAGTTGTCCGCTCCCGGTGCACAGCACGAAGAAGCCGGCCGTGAGCTGCTCATGGCCCAAGGCGTCGACTCCGTTATGGCCCGCTTCGCCGCAACGCACGCCGCCTGGACCACCGAAGAGGCCGGGATGGAAGACCTCCTGGTCAGCCTGGCCGACAAGATCTGGAAGAACAAGCGGGTCCCCGAACTCGAAGATCTTGTCGTCGCCGGACTCGCAGCGGCGAGCGGAAGGTCGGTCTGGGAAGAGTTCCTCGACCTGGACAGTGTGCTCGCACGCATCGGTGACCAGGCCGATGAGCGCCTCGCCTTCCAGATGTCCTACCCGACAGCCGGGAGCGGCCATCGGCTGCCGAACCTCCCAGACGCGCTCATGACGTGGTTCGCCAAGAACGAAGTGGTTCTCCGCGCACGTGGGATCACCGCCGAACTGCGGCATTCCCCAGAAGACGGCCGACTCAAGAACGGCGCATGGCTGACTGTCGAGGCCGGGAACCGGGTCTTCCAGATCACCGTCTGGAGCAGCGGTGAAGCCGAACTCGACTTCGTGGACCTCGGCAGCGGTGACAACCGTCCTGAGCACCGAGACCTCCGTACAGAGCAAGAACTCCATGTCCTCCTCGGATCCGGGCTCGACTGGGTCGTCCTCGGCACGAACGGCTGATCGCGAGGATTGGACACGCTTCCGTGGACAGACGTCGGCGCGGTGATCGGGCGGCTTTGTCGTAGCGGCACAATGCCCTGGTGGGGGATGCGCGGGCATCCGGTTTATCGGGAGGGTACGGCGTGACGAGGCTGCACATATTCGACATGGACGGGACGCTGATGCGGGGGTCGTCGGCGAGTATGGAGATCGCCCGGGAGCTCGGTGTCGTGGAGGAGTTCCGGCAGTTGGAGGCGGCGCTGGGGCGGGGGGTCCTGGATCCGCCGGGGTATGCGGAGCGGGCCTACGAGTGGTGGACGGCGCTGACCGAGGCGCAGTTGAGGACGGCGTTCGAGGGCTCGCCGTGGCTGCGGGGGATACGGGAGGTGTGGGCGGACATCAGGGCGCGCGGGGAGTACTGCGCGGTGGTGTCGCTGTCGCCGGACTTCTTCGTGCGCAGGCTGCGCGGCTGGGGCGCGCACGAGGCGCGGGCGTCGCGGTTCCCGGAGGTGCCGTTCGCGGCGGAGGCGGTGCTGGATCTGGCGGGGATCATGCTGCCGGAGACGAAGGTGACGGTGGCCGACGAACTGTGCGCGCGGTACGGGGTGGGGCGGGAGGACTGTGTGGCGTACGGGGACTCGCTGTCGGACACGGCGCTGTTCGAGGCGGTGCCGGTGTCGGTGGCGGTGAACGGCGATCACCATGTGACCGGGATGGCCACATTCGCGTACACCGGTGATGATCTGCGTGAAGCGTACGGATTGGCGCGTGGCGAGGGTCACGTGAGCCTGTGAACGCTTGTGGAGCATCGGCTTCCGGGTAGGGTCGACTGCGTTCTACGCGGAGACCCGGCGCCACAGCGGCGGGACAGCCTAGCGCCGGCGGTATCCCTCTTCCCCCGCTTCCGACTATTTGTCCGGTGTGGCGAAATCTCCGTGGCAGGCTTTCCCGCCAGGACCAGGAGAAGCGCGAGGCGACGCTCACCATGGACGCTCTGACCACGAATTCGGCCGGTTCGGCCGGAGAGAACTCGGGCTGGTTCATTCCCGGCAGGGAAGTGAACGAGGGTGAGCGGCATGAGCGGCCGGACGCGGGCGCGCAGCAGGGCCTGCCGTACGCGGAGGTGCCCGCGCCGGTCCGAATACCCGCACAGCAGACGGGCAGCCCGCAGCCACAACAGCAGCCGCAGCCTTCTCCGGACGCCGTGCTGATCCGCCGCACGATGGCCGAGGTCGCCCCGGTCGCGGACCGGACGACCTCGTACTTCTACGCGCTGCTGTTCATCCGCCACCCGGAGTTGCGCGAGCTGTTCCCGGCCGCGATGGACGCCCAGCGGGACCGGTTGGTGAAGGCGCTGCTCACCGCCGCCGAGCACATCGACAACGCTCCCGTCCTGACCGAGTATCTGGCCAACCTGGGCAGGGGACACCGCAAGTACGGCACCCGGCCCGAGCACTATCCGGCCGTCGGTGAGTGTCTGATCGGCGCGCTGACCCGTTACGCGGGAGCGGTCTGGAGCCCTGAGACGGAGGCCGCGTGGGTGCGCGCGTACACCGTGATCTCGCAGACCATGATCGACGCGGCGGCCGCCGACGAGCGGCACTCCCCGCCCTGGTGGCAGGCGGAGATCGTGTCGCACGAGCTCCGCACCTCGGACATAGCGGTGCTGACGGTCCGCCCCGACCAGCCGTATCCGTATCTCGCGGGCCAGTACACGACCCTGGAGACCCCCTGGTGGCCGCGCGTGTGGCGGCACTACTCCTTCTCATCGTCCCCCCGTCCCGACGGCCTGCTGTCCTTCCACGTCAGAGCCGTCCCGGCCGGCTGGGTCAGCACCGCGCTGGTGCGCCGGGCCAGGCCGGGTGATGTGATCCGGCTCGGTCCTCCCACCGGTTCCATGATTGTGGACCACAGCACTGACAACGGCCTTCTGTGCCTGGGCGGCGGCACCGGGATAGCGCCCATCAAGGCGCTGGTCGAGGATGTCGTCGGGCACGGCCGCAAGCGGACCGTGGAGGTCTTCTACGGCGCGCGCTGCGACCGTGACCTGTACGACCTGGACACGATGCTGCGGTTGCAGGAACGGCACTCCTCCTGGCTGTCGGTGCGGCCGGTGGCGGACGGCCCGATCACCGACGCCGTGCGGCGGTACGGTCCGTGGCACGGCTACGACGGGTATCTGAGCGGCCCGCCGGGCATGATCCGCAGCGGTGTCGACACGCTGGTGCGCGGCGGCATCCCCTCGCAGCGGATCCGGCACGATCTCGTCGAGGAGCTCGTGGCGGCCGGGGACTAGGCAGAAGCGCCCTAGCCGAGGTCGGGGGAGAGCAGTCCCAGTACGCCCTCGATGTTGGCGTCCAGGTAGTGCCGCAGGGTCAGCGGGACGATCTCGACGGAGGCGAGCCCGACCCGGCTGAACGGCACGCGCACGACGTCGTATTCGCCGCTCGGCTCGTCGACCTCGGGGCCGTGGCGTCGGCCGGGGTCCATGGAGGCCAGGCGGCAGACGAAGAAGTGCTGGACTTTGACGCCGTGCGAGCCGTCCTCGGCGATGTGCTCGATGGTGTCGACGAACGCGGGGACGACGTCGGTGGCCTTGGCGCCCAGTTCCTCGTCCAGCTCGCGGTGGAGGGCGTCGACGATGGTGACGTCCTCGGGGTCGACACCGCCGCCGGGCGTGATCCAGTACGGGGAGAGGCCGGGCTTGGTGCGCTTGATCAGGACCAGGGAATCGCCGTCGAGCAGGATCGCGCGGGCGGTGCGTTTGACCACGGGCCGGGTGCCGGCCCCGGTGGGTGTGGCCGGTGCTTCGATGTCCGGGGGCATGCCTGAGATCTGCCGCGGCACGGGTGGCGGCAAACACCTCCGGGGCGGCGAATCCGGAACCCGCGGTTCGGTCCGCGTCTACCAGGCGGCGGCGGCCTGGAGGAGATGGTCGTGCGCCCGCGCGACGTTGGGCAGCGCGAGTGTTCCGGCGCGCACCGACAGGAAGTAGGTGCGCAGGGGTGGCAGGGGCGGGTCGAGGAGGGCCACGACCTGGCCGTCGGCGAGGGCGTCGCAGCACAGGTAGCGCGGCAGGACGGCCATGCCGGCCTCGGCGATGACGCATTCGAGCACCGCGCGCAGGTCGGGCACGACGATGGCGGGCACATGCGTGGTGCGGGTGTCGAAGACGGCCGACCAGTAGTGGGTCAGCAGCGGCAGCGACTCGTCGTAGGCGATGACCGGTACGTCGTCGAGGACGGAGGGCCCGTGGGTGGGCACGGCCTGTGGGCCGCCGATGCGCTCCCGCCAGGCGGGGGAGGCGACCAGCACCTGCTCCTCGTCCCACAGCGGGGTGGCGGTCAGCAGCCGGTCGCGGGGCCGTACGGTGCCGATGGCGAGGTCGTGGTGGCCGGCGGCGAGTCCGTTGAGGCCCTCGTCGTCGCGGGTGATGCTGATGCGCAGGTCCAGTCCGTCGGCGGCGAGCGGCGCGAGGGCGGGCAGCGCGCGCAGGGCGGTGAAGGTGGGGGGACCGGCGAGGTGCAGGGTGCGGCTGGCCGATTCGACGTCGAGTTCGTGCTCGGCGATGTGCAGGAGGGCGTCGAGGTGCGGGGCCACCTTGTGGGCGAGTTCGTCGCCGATGGTCGTCGGCGCGACCCCGCGCGGCAGGCGCAGGAAGAGCGGGCGGCCGACCTGGCGTTCCAGGGTCCTTATCTGGCCGGTGACGGCGGGCTGGGACAGGCCGAGGAGCTGGGCGGCCCGGGTGAAGGAGCCGGCTCGGTGCACGGTGACGAAGGTGCGCAGCAGAGCCAGATCCATGGAGCCGCTCCTTCTTGTCGCGTCCCTGTCGTGTCCGGAGGTATCAATATATCGATGAGTCTTCATCGGTTGTGTGATTGGACACTGACGCAGAGTCAACTAGCCTTGTTCGAGCGGATCTCGGAATCCGCCCCGGTGACCAGGGTGGTCCGAGCCACGAGGGGGGAGGCTCGGGCCACCCCTTCCGCGTTGACCTGCGGAATCGGCTATTTCGCCGCGGCCGTGTCCAGCGCGTGCGTCACGTCCCGCACGATGTCGGCGGCGTCCTCCACGCCCACCGAGAAGCGGATGAAGCCCTCGGGGACCGCGTCGCCGCCCCAGCGGGCGCGGCGCT is part of the Streptomyces sp. NBC_01262 genome and harbors:
- a CDS encoding LysR family transcriptional regulator, giving the protein MDLALLRTFVTVHRAGSFTRAAQLLGLSQPAVTGQIRTLERQVGRPLFLRLPRGVAPTTIGDELAHKVAPHLDALLHIAEHELDVESASRTLHLAGPPTFTALRALPALAPLAADGLDLRISITRDDEGLNGLAAGHHDLAIGTVRPRDRLLTATPLWDEEQVLVASPAWRERIGGPQAVPTHGPSVLDDVPVIAYDESLPLLTHYWSAVFDTRTTHVPAIVVPDLRAVLECVIAEAGMAVLPRYLCCDALADGQVVALLDPPLPPLRTYFLSVRAGTLALPNVARAHDHLLQAAAAW
- a CDS encoding dihydrofolate reductase family protein, translating into MRKLIYGMNLTLDGYIAAAGDDISWGGPPSDELFQWWLDHEQASGLSLYGRKLWETMSAYWPTGDQQPGATPAEIEFARNWRDTPKVVFSSTIDKVDWNTRLVTGDAIAEITRLKAEDGGPMNIGGATLAGAAMRAGLIDEYAIATHPVLVGSGTPFFTALDSWVNLNLVETRTFPGGVVMTRYETRR
- a CDS encoding HD domain-containing protein codes for the protein MTTSRVLSIALEDTGRPPLRPLPIEAAELLHSVDAPPRLVAHLRAVHDVAGQLLEWIATRNLDLGINPEAVLFGAATHDIGKTLHLAELSAPGAQHEEAGRELLMAQGVDSVMARFAATHAAWTTEEAGMEDLLVSLADKIWKNKRVPELEDLVVAGLAAASGRSVWEEFLDLDSVLARIGDQADERLAFQMSYPTAGSGHRLPNLPDALMTWFAKNEVVLRARGITAELRHSPEDGRLKNGAWLTVEAGNRVFQITVWSSGEAELDFVDLGSGDNRPEHRDLRTEQELHVLLGSGLDWVVLGTNG
- a CDS encoding globin domain-containing protein, which gives rise to MDALTTNSAGSAGENSGWFIPGREVNEGERHERPDAGAQQGLPYAEVPAPVRIPAQQTGSPQPQQQPQPSPDAVLIRRTMAEVAPVADRTTSYFYALLFIRHPELRELFPAAMDAQRDRLVKALLTAAEHIDNAPVLTEYLANLGRGHRKYGTRPEHYPAVGECLIGALTRYAGAVWSPETEAAWVRAYTVISQTMIDAAAADERHSPPWWQAEIVSHELRTSDIAVLTVRPDQPYPYLAGQYTTLETPWWPRVWRHYSFSSSPRPDGLLSFHVRAVPAGWVSTALVRRARPGDVIRLGPPTGSMIVDHSTDNGLLCLGGGTGIAPIKALVEDVVGHGRKRTVEVFYGARCDRDLYDLDTMLRLQERHSSWLSVRPVADGPITDAVRRYGPWHGYDGYLSGPPGMIRSGVDTLVRGGIPSQRIRHDLVEELVAAGD
- a CDS encoding NUDIX hydrolase; amino-acid sequence: MPPDIEAPATPTGAGTRPVVKRTARAILLDGDSLVLIKRTKPGLSPYWITPGGGVDPEDVTIVDALHRELDEELGAKATDVVPAFVDTIEHIAEDGSHGVKVQHFFVCRLASMDPGRRHGPEVDEPSGEYDVVRVPFSRVGLASVEIVPLTLRHYLDANIEGVLGLLSPDLG
- a CDS encoding HAD family hydrolase, whose amino-acid sequence is MTRLHIFDMDGTLMRGSSASMEIARELGVVEEFRQLEAALGRGVLDPPGYAERAYEWWTALTEAQLRTAFEGSPWLRGIREVWADIRARGEYCAVVSLSPDFFVRRLRGWGAHEARASRFPEVPFAAEAVLDLAGIMLPETKVTVADELCARYGVGREDCVAYGDSLSDTALFEAVPVSVAVNGDHHVTGMATFAYTGDDLREAYGLARGEGHVSL